A section of the Nitrososphaerales archaeon genome encodes:
- a CDS encoding radical SAM protein: MGKRVVLTNDRTLTSEYRSIPLFDFLSCAPSERVPDYMFNFLAPNVPMDNGILGKAPYGLRKIEAGLLRDYKREEVAVVHPDYLDQYIDEDTSVVGIYAMDPLGLAPVSMMFTGGQVYYTPLNQKYFIDLARKLKAMRQKNGYRFKVAVGGPGAWQFEFRVEQQEDLMVDHAVIGEGDHIAHELFKDIESGNVPARIRVGKQPKLEQIPEIVCPSIHGVVEAMRGCGRNCEFCEPNLRIAKFVYPHKVKNEIMVNVAGGTNKVWLQSDDIFLYGLEDKRNFMPNSDAVIDLFKSVMSVPGVRRSQPTHGTVSAVVADPDMLKGVSEVIRAGQNNIIGIQPGLETGSGSLLKKYMPFKAKPYAPDEWPDVIVNGTRILNENYWFPAYTLILGLPGETEDDGWETVRLIDRMERELPERIGKKAHFSATPLTFVPIGVLKGDEFFNADNISETHYFIIYRCWRHMIYELNNLPPSVIRLNPLLKAGLMTFFKWGVNQVMSVIQDWGKKLGYDYERALVITR; encoded by the coding sequence ATGGGTAAGCGGGTTGTGCTTACGAATGATAGAACGCTTACGAGTGAGTACAGGAGCATACCCTTGTTTGACTTTCTTAGTTGCGCACCCTCTGAAAGAGTGCCTGACTACATGTTTAACTTTCTTGCGCCCAACGTTCCCATGGATAATGGCATCTTGGGAAAGGCACCATATGGTCTAAGAAAGATAGAAGCGGGATTACTCCGTGATTATAAAAGGGAAGAGGTTGCTGTAGTTCATCCTGATTATCTTGATCAATATATTGATGAAGATACTTCTGTCGTTGGGATCTATGCTATGGATCCTTTAGGCCTTGCACCTGTTAGCATGATGTTTACCGGTGGGCAGGTTTATTATACTCCTCTAAATCAGAAGTATTTCATCGATCTTGCTAGAAAGTTAAAGGCAATGAGACAGAAAAATGGCTACAGGTTCAAGGTTGCTGTTGGCGGTCCGGGGGCGTGGCAGTTTGAATTCAGAGTTGAGCAACAGGAGGATCTGATGGTTGATCATGCGGTGATCGGAGAGGGGGATCATATTGCTCACGAACTTTTCAAAGACATAGAGTCTGGCAACGTACCAGCTAGAATTAGGGTTGGGAAACAACCAAAACTGGAACAGATTCCAGAGATCGTGTGTCCTAGCATCCATGGTGTTGTAGAGGCTATGCGTGGTTGCGGGAGAAACTGCGAATTCTGCGAGCCGAATCTTAGAATAGCGAAGTTTGTTTACCCGCACAAGGTGAAGAATGAAATAATGGTTAATGTTGCCGGTGGTACAAATAAGGTTTGGTTACAGAGTGACGATATCTTTCTTTACGGTTTAGAGGATAAGAGGAACTTCATGCCAAATAGTGACGCCGTAATAGATCTTTTCAAGAGCGTGATGTCTGTGCCAGGTGTCAGAAGGTCGCAACCAACTCATGGTACGGTGTCGGCGGTGGTTGCAGACCCCGACATGCTTAAAGGAGTATCGGAAGTTATTAGGGCTGGACAAAACAATATCATTGGTATACAACCTGGCTTGGAGACGGGTTCAGGCTCTTTACTTAAGAAATACATGCCTTTCAAAGCAAAGCCCTATGCCCCTGATGAATGGCCTGATGTAATAGTTAATGGAACGAGGATTTTGAATGAGAACTATTGGTTCCCAGCTTACACGCTGATACTTGGCTTACCCGGTGAAACTGAAGATGATGGGTGGGAGACAGTGAGACTAATAGACAGAATGGAGAGGGAGTTACCCGAACGCATAGGGAAGAAAGCACATTTCTCTGCTACTCCATTGACGTTTGTGCCAATTGGTGTCTTGAAGGGAGACGAGTTCTTCAATGCTGACAATATAAGCGAAACTCATTACTTCATAATCTACAGATGCTGGAGACATATGATATATGAATTGAACAACTTACCTCCTTCTGTAATAAGATTGAATCCACTGCTTAAAGCGGGTTTGATGACATTCTTCAAGTGGGGCGTGAATCAGGTAATGTCTGTTATACAGGACTGGGGCAAGAAACTAGGATATGATTATGAAAGAGCCCTCGTCATCACCCGCTAA
- a CDS encoding glycosyltransferase family 2 protein → MQVTIGIPSYNEEGSIRNLLEALELQTMDNVHKIGEVIISDDSTDATPDVVNDFTKKSRLSITLIHHNMRKGAASAWNEIFSNARGDAVVLYDADVIPDKDTTLLLSSGLKADVALCASNPVPLEQNSIAARASSFTASWLRRIRKLGLSQYTVMGRGLSIRADIARMIKIPDLIAIDLYLQCKVLEQGYKVGYCDDAIVWFKPAGTMLDFASQVSRAVEGHEQIKEYVAKFGIRLPLSSLLKASVKEGFSEPKGMAAALIAYLALPIYRARIANQTKSVTWHVASSTKGIRVNELYKQKGC, encoded by the coding sequence ATGCAGGTCACTATCGGTATACCGTCGTACAATGAGGAAGGTAGTATAAGAAACCTCCTTGAAGCACTGGAGTTACAAACCATGGATAATGTTCATAAGATAGGCGAGGTGATAATTTCTGACGATTCTACCGATGCAACGCCTGATGTTGTCAATGATTTTACAAAAAAGTCCAGGCTAAGTATAACATTGATACATCACAATATGAGAAAAGGTGCTGCGAGCGCATGGAATGAGATATTTAGCAACGCTAGAGGTGATGCTGTAGTGCTTTATGACGCCGATGTCATACCGGATAAAGATACTACGTTATTGCTGTCATCTGGCTTAAAGGCTGACGTCGCGTTGTGTGCATCCAATCCTGTACCACTTGAACAGAATAGCATAGCGGCAAGGGCATCTTCCTTCACTGCTTCCTGGTTGAGGCGTATTAGGAAGTTAGGGTTGTCGCAGTATACAGTAATGGGTAGGGGATTATCCATAAGGGCAGATATTGCAAGAATGATAAAAATACCTGATCTGATAGCGATAGACCTGTACCTACAGTGTAAGGTTCTTGAACAGGGGTATAAAGTGGGTTATTGCGATGACGCAATCGTATGGTTCAAACCTGCGGGCACTATGCTTGACTTTGCCTCACAGGTATCAAGGGCCGTGGAGGGACATGAGCAGATAAAAGAATATGTTGCAAAGTTTGGTATACGGTTACCTCTATCCTCCCTTTTAAAGGCAAGTGTTAAAGAAGGGTTCAGTGAACCGAAAGGGATGGCTGCAGCTTTGATAGCTTACCTAGCCCTTCCAATATACAGGGCAAGAATTGCAAACCAGACTAAAAGTGTCACATGGCATGTAGCGAGCAGTACTAAAGGAATTCGTGTTAATGAGTTGTATAAGCAAAAAGGCTGTTAA
- a CDS encoding radical SAM protein, with amino-acid sequence MRKDGYKIVLTGDKAAISNYRGFNWIGFVGCIPSNYPKIPRNRAIMEDILFSTKSDNDGRLRIAPYGIRKIEAALLEYGFSADEVIVADPRRLDKVVGENTKAIGLTVHDPMGYAAVSQLVACMFRLINWYPAPSYTAMAFDDLIHNPLLKKYGSKLIIGGPGIWQLEEHPERFVEWGIDCLVDGEAEGIVGPLFEQAVKGEKLPKKTHGAPMKSDDIPLLRNPSSSGIVEITRGCGRGCQFCSPDLLMFRSIPKERIMKEVELEIRNGLQNITLHSEDALFYGRKMGSFEVNHDAIIDLWNTVKKYPGVRQVGTDFFACSTIKSSPRTLKEMAEIMELDRRHPGFVETGLETVSPNLVKMIMPGKVKPYTIEEWPDVIDDALGILDDNHWFTVASMMTGLPKETEADVIKNLEFIDGIKHHKVFVWMFPLMPLRSMRRQAGKWMPEYTPLRQELILRATVHSVDMIDRYADLLLKPIPSYLRFAVTKILKYVSRTMVQYLRDAEGFIETEDRLNLYKDLQREVSGEGEAVMHVSNVVKELINIQRINANSEN; translated from the coding sequence ATGCGTAAAGATGGATACAAGATTGTGTTAACTGGAGACAAAGCAGCTATTAGCAATTACAGAGGCTTCAATTGGATAGGCTTTGTTGGCTGCATCCCCTCGAACTATCCCAAGATACCTAGAAACAGAGCCATAATGGAAGACATACTATTTTCTACGAAAAGTGATAACGATGGCAGGCTGAGGATTGCTCCTTACGGGATCAGGAAGATCGAGGCAGCGTTGCTAGAATATGGATTTTCTGCTGATGAGGTAATAGTAGCAGATCCTAGACGGTTGGACAAAGTTGTTGGAGAGAACACCAAGGCGATAGGCCTTACTGTGCACGACCCAATGGGATATGCGGCTGTTTCTCAACTGGTCGCGTGCATGTTCAGGTTGATCAACTGGTATCCGGCACCATCGTACACGGCAATGGCATTCGATGACCTAATACATAACCCTCTGCTGAAGAAGTACGGCTCAAAGTTGATCATTGGCGGTCCAGGCATCTGGCAGCTGGAAGAGCATCCAGAACGCTTTGTGGAATGGGGAATCGATTGTCTTGTGGATGGAGAAGCCGAAGGCATCGTAGGACCTCTCTTCGAACAGGCAGTAAAGGGCGAGAAACTTCCAAAAAAGACACATGGAGCACCAATGAAGTCTGATGACATTCCATTACTTAGGAATCCGTCTTCTAGCGGCATTGTTGAAATAACGAGGGGTTGTGGCAGAGGATGCCAGTTCTGTTCGCCCGATCTTCTAATGTTTAGATCCATACCAAAAGAACGTATAATGAAGGAGGTTGAGCTTGAAATCAGGAACGGCTTGCAAAATATTACTTTGCATTCTGAAGATGCTTTGTTTTACGGAAGGAAGATGGGAAGTTTTGAGGTTAACCATGATGCTATAATAGACCTCTGGAACACTGTCAAGAAATATCCTGGTGTTAGGCAGGTTGGAACTGACTTCTTTGCCTGTTCTACTATAAAATCAAGCCCAAGAACTTTGAAAGAAATGGCGGAGATCATGGAGTTAGACAGAAGACATCCTGGATTTGTTGAAACTGGCTTGGAAACTGTGAGTCCTAATTTGGTCAAGATGATAATGCCAGGAAAGGTTAAACCATATACAATTGAAGAATGGCCTGATGTAATTGACGATGCGTTGGGAATCCTCGATGATAACCACTGGTTCACAGTGGCTTCAATGATGACTGGTCTTCCAAAGGAGACCGAAGCCGATGTAATAAAGAACTTGGAATTTATTGATGGCATAAAACATCACAAGGTATTCGTTTGGATGTTCCCATTGATGCCTCTACGTTCAATGAGGAGGCAGGCTGGAAAGTGGATGCCAGAGTATACGCCCTTGAGGCAGGAGCTTATACTTAGAGCGACGGTTCATTCTGTAGATATGATAGACAGATACGCGGATCTTCTGCTGAAACCAATCCCATCATATTTACGATTTGCAGTAACCAAGATACTGAAATACGTATCGAGAACCATGGTTCAGTATCTGAGGGATGCTGAAGGATTCATAGAGACGGAGGATAGGTTAAACCTTTACAAGGATCTACAGAGAGAGGTAAGCGGAGAGGGTGAAGCTGTAATGCATGTATCTAACGTTGTTAAAGAACTCATTAACATACAACGCATCAACGCAAATTCGGAGAACTAA